From Verrucomicrobiota bacterium, a single genomic window includes:
- a CDS encoding PAS domain-containing protein: MPTDDAQTVNIADMVGEAASILEALPQPAFIKDAASVYLWASKAWAGLMGLDPAQIAGKTDAELFPSEVGLAHSEPARCALRSGHSCQKVIVLEMHTRGKQHVQVTASPIPGPDGIPIGVLGTARDVTESFEPAGELPSATGYRDAMALCTRSLLMSTASGEAITRFLQHLGEISRVHAVTVFEHFTTPEGELCFRPRYNWTSRACRRTCRERAAGAYGPWLVRWHEMLSMGLPVQGTLETLPPEESAVLADEGIQSVLLLPLEVNGRACGFIRLVHCAEPYHWDDAEVQLLSIAAESLSAFLMRMESDKALRAKIEEQEALWRATPDLLHIKDKDSVYIMANRAFAEFLGTPLDEIAGKTDFDLFPCDKASKFRGEDRAVLETGVTLRNLDETLVGADHQPIRAITTKVPLRDANGAVTGVIGITRDVTERAELERQVRLAQKMESIGTLAAGVAHDFNNLLTSILGFAHLSLPRLDEADPVHRYMSHVVSAGTRAQDLVRQLLTFSRQVEAERRPILLTPILKETVKFLQSTLPANVEIVTRFPEDVPRIEADPTHMHQVLMNLCVNAAHAMPDGGTLTLQLDVDICTTAPPAGNAPAPRWVVLKVRDTGCGMDEATRTRIFEPFFTTKAPGTGTGLGLSTVYGIVEDTGGTIEVESAPGQGTTFTIRMPAAAEGARVEDKEEHTPSRGGTETVLLVEDQPDVLELGRETLEQAGYTVLTAADGAEALSIYEQRGTEIDLLVTDATMPRMTGTQLIHHVLMALRSDAKIVLCSGHIVREDDRRTIEQAGGTILHKPFIPAQLLAAARHVLDAQPAVREP; encoded by the coding sequence ATGCCAACGGACGACGCCCAGACGGTCAACATTGCCGACATGGTCGGGGAAGCCGCCTCCATCCTGGAAGCGCTCCCGCAGCCTGCCTTCATCAAGGACGCCGCCTCCGTCTACCTCTGGGCCAGCAAGGCCTGGGCTGGCCTGATGGGACTCGATCCTGCCCAGATCGCCGGCAAGACTGACGCCGAGCTCTTCCCGTCCGAGGTGGGGCTGGCCCACAGCGAGCCGGCCCGGTGCGCGCTCCGGTCGGGTCATTCCTGTCAGAAAGTCATCGTCCTGGAGATGCACACCCGCGGCAAGCAGCATGTCCAGGTCACCGCCTCGCCGATCCCCGGGCCTGACGGCATCCCGATCGGCGTGCTTGGCACGGCACGCGACGTCACCGAGTCGTTCGAGCCGGCCGGCGAGCTCCCGAGCGCCACCGGCTACCGCGACGCTATGGCGCTCTGCACCCGCTCGCTGCTCATGTCCACGGCCTCCGGCGAAGCCATCACCCGCTTTCTCCAGCACTTGGGCGAGATCAGCCGCGTCCACGCCGTCACTGTCTTCGAGCACTTCACCACGCCTGAGGGCGAGCTGTGCTTCCGGCCCCGCTACAACTGGACCAGTCGGGCATGCAGACGCACCTGCCGCGAACGCGCCGCCGGCGCCTACGGCCCCTGGCTGGTGCGCTGGCACGAGATGCTCTCGATGGGGCTGCCCGTGCAGGGCACGCTCGAGACGCTCCCGCCCGAGGAGAGCGCTGTCCTGGCCGACGAAGGCATTCAGTCCGTCCTGCTCTTGCCGCTCGAGGTCAACGGCCGCGCCTGTGGCTTCATCCGCCTGGTCCACTGCGCGGAGCCGTACCACTGGGATGATGCCGAGGTTCAACTGCTCTCAATCGCCGCCGAAAGCCTCAGCGCCTTCCTGATGCGCATGGAGTCCGACAAGGCGCTCCGCGCCAAGATCGAGGAGCAGGAAGCCCTCTGGCGAGCCACGCCCGACCTGCTCCATATCAAGGACAAGGACTCGGTCTACATCATGGCGAACCGAGCCTTCGCCGAGTTCCTCGGCACCCCCCTCGATGAGATCGCCGGCAAGACCGACTTCGATCTCTTCCCCTGCGACAAAGCGAGCAAGTTCCGCGGCGAGGACCGCGCCGTCCTCGAGACCGGTGTCACGCTCCGCAACCTCGACGAGACGCTCGTGGGCGCAGACCATCAGCCCATCCGTGCCATCACAACCAAGGTACCGCTGCGCGACGCGAACGGCGCCGTAACCGGGGTCATTGGGATCACGCGTGACGTGACCGAGCGGGCCGAGCTCGAACGGCAGGTCCGTTTGGCGCAGAAAATGGAATCGATCGGCACGCTCGCCGCGGGCGTCGCGCACGACTTCAACAACCTGCTCACCTCGATCCTCGGCTTCGCCCATCTCTCCCTGCCCAGGCTCGACGAGGCCGATCCCGTGCATCGCTACATGAGCCACGTCGTGAGCGCCGGCACCCGCGCCCAGGACCTCGTGCGACAGCTTCTTACCTTCAGTCGCCAAGTCGAGGCCGAACGCAGGCCGATCCTGCTCACGCCCATCCTCAAGGAGACCGTCAAGTTCCTCCAGAGCACCCTGCCGGCCAATGTCGAGATCGTCACCCGCTTCCCCGAGGACGTGCCGCGTATCGAGGCCGATCCAACCCACATGCACCAGGTGCTGATGAACCTGTGCGTCAACGCCGCCCATGCCATGCCCGACGGCGGTACACTGACCCTGCAGCTCGACGTTGACATCTGCACGACGGCACCTCCAGCCGGCAACGCGCCGGCACCCCGCTGGGTCGTGCTGAAGGTTCGGGACACCGGCTGCGGCATGGACGAGGCAACCCGGACCCGCATCTTCGAGCCGTTCTTCACCACAAAGGCACCGGGGACCGGCACCGGCCTGGGCTTGTCGACCGTCTACGGCATTGTCGAGGACACCGGCGGCACCATCGAGGTGGAGTCCGCGCCCGGCCAGGGCACGACCTTCACTATCCGAATGCCCGCGGCGGCCGAGGGCGCGCGAGTCGAGGACAAGGAGGAACACACGCCCTCCAGGGGCGGGACCGAAACCGTGCTGCTTGTCGAGGATCAGCCCGACGTGCTCGAGCTCGGACGCGAGACCCTCGAGCAGGCCGGCTATACCGTCCTCACCGCCGCCGACGGCGCGGAGGCGCTCTCGATCTACGAACAACGCGGTACTGAGATCGACCTGCTCGTTACCGACGCCACCATGCCGCGCATGACGGGCACCCAGCTCATCCATCACGTGCTGATGGCCCTCAGAAGCGACGCCAAGATTGTGCTCTGCAGCGGGCACATCGTCCGCGAGGACGACCGCCGCACCATCGAGCAGGCCGGCGGGACGATCCTCCACAAGCCCTTCATCCCTGCTCAGCTCCTCGCTGCCGCCCGCCACGTGCTCGATGCGCAGCCGGCCGTACGAGAGCCTTGA
- a CDS encoding PEGA domain-containing protein: MNVCVKVFGSGMVEDAHSRVWGSAGTVVAPFSSWSLARGNVYNLALSGFVEKEGHERVRFHEIHHNKDLDSDFTLPYQGIAEFSNRKAPPRCITVTVQLIPASNAPSAAAKREQPAQLAVSYDRADAIPPRLGTLVVTSDPPGALVYVDDKLVGETPCTLTPFDGFYDVHVVDQERGEYRQTVRVVADTEVCVQASCTPPGQ, translated from the coding sequence ATGAACGTCTGTGTGAAGGTGTTCGGCAGCGGGATGGTGGAAGACGCACACTCCCGGGTCTGGGGATCGGCGGGCACGGTTGTGGCCCCCTTCAGCAGTTGGTCTTTGGCTAGGGGCAACGTCTACAACCTGGCCCTGTCCGGCTTTGTCGAGAAAGAAGGCCACGAACGGGTCCGCTTCCACGAGATCCATCACAACAAGGACCTGGACTCCGATTTCACGCTCCCGTACCAGGGCATCGCCGAGTTCTCGAACCGCAAAGCCCCGCCCCGCTGCATTACCGTGACGGTTCAGCTCATCCCCGCGAGCAACGCGCCGTCCGCCGCTGCCAAGAGAGAGCAGCCCGCGCAGTTGGCCGTCTCCTACGACCGCGCCGATGCAATCCCGCCGCGTCTGGGTACGCTCGTTGTCACCAGTGATCCCCCGGGCGCTCTCGTCTATGTCGATGACAAGCTCGTGGGCGAGACCCCCTGCACGCTGACTCCTTTTGACGGTTTCTACGACGTGCACGTTGTAGACCAGGAACGAGGTGAGTACCGGCAGACGGTTCGGGTCGTCGCCGACACCGAGGTCTGTGTCCAAGCGTCTTGCACGCCGCCGGGCCAGTAG
- a CDS encoding EutN/CcmL family microcompartment protein produces the protein MHIARVIGNVVATVRHPVYDGHKLLVVQPLGLDGREHGNSYIALDFVNAGMGDRVLVVNEGNSGRQMVGDAQAPVRSVIVGVVDEVDVRG, from the coding sequence ATGCACATCGCACGTGTGATCGGCAACGTGGTGGCAACAGTGCGCCACCCGGTCTATGACGGGCACAAGCTGCTCGTGGTGCAGCCGCTCGGCCTCGACGGACGCGAGCACGGCAACTCGTACATCGCGCTCGACTTCGTCAACGCGGGCATGGGCGACCGCGTACTCGTGGTTAACGAGGGCAACTCGGGACGCCAGATGGTGGGCGACGCTCAGGCACCCGTGCGGTCGGTCATCGTCGGCGTCGTCGATGAGGTTGATGTTCGGGGATGA
- the pgsA gene encoding CDP-diacylglycerol--glycerol-3-phosphate 3-phosphatidyltransferase: protein MNLPNSITAIRIVLSPIFVAFWYAGGMLVRTGGTARPAPNGWLIGAFVVVVLAEASDLLDGRLARRWRIVTNIGKLLDPFADTMFRFTAFLCFLASGLAEIWMLAIIFYRDITVAVLRNFGVLSNVVIAARWSGKLKAIVQGTVVNLIIALVVFTQIVGWEPAWIRVQTISWWLMLVATLVTFFSGIEYVLGNWPMLMAIREKREDG, encoded by the coding sequence ATGAACCTCCCGAATTCCATTACGGCGATTCGCATCGTGCTGAGCCCGATCTTCGTCGCGTTCTGGTACGCTGGCGGGATGCTCGTTCGTACGGGCGGGACGGCCAGGCCGGCGCCGAACGGGTGGCTGATCGGCGCATTCGTTGTCGTGGTGCTGGCCGAGGCGTCCGACCTGCTCGACGGGCGGCTGGCGCGGCGGTGGCGGATCGTAACCAATATCGGCAAGCTGCTCGATCCGTTCGCCGACACGATGTTCCGGTTCACGGCGTTCCTGTGCTTCCTGGCGAGCGGGCTAGCCGAAATCTGGATGCTGGCCATCATTTTCTACCGCGACATTACGGTGGCCGTGCTGCGTAACTTCGGGGTGCTGAGCAACGTGGTGATCGCGGCGCGCTGGAGCGGCAAGCTCAAGGCCATCGTCCAGGGCACGGTGGTCAACCTGATCATCGCGCTGGTGGTGTTCACGCAGATCGTCGGGTGGGAGCCGGCGTGGATCAGAGTGCAGACGATCTCGTGGTGGCTCATGCTCGTGGCGACGTTGGTGACTTTCTTCTCCGGCATCGAGTACGTGCTCGGCAACTGGCCGATGCTCATGGCGATCCGCGAGAAGCGGGAGGATGGATAA
- a CDS encoding glycosyltransferase family 39 protein, with product MMVASNTPDESARSSLLPRRRWARFLVIGAFVVAALAVRFDRISSPPMDYHAERIEIDCQRQYRSALIARAFYYRDNESIPKWEREVAAANLVATPFLEPPIIEHLSACVYAIVGGEHLWLARSWSILFWVIGGAFLHSLVRRVASRDAAFLSTVLYLFAPYGIQGSRGLIPGPLLIFSLLVSLWTIYSYSERQSWGWLVGAAAVSAVAVFLKPGVNACPVFVAFIALMLQHEKSVARCVRWRYVFFFVVVAIPTLFYVTHRMFSETYIHWVAERNFRPSLYLYPLFWHGWLEKIGSRIGFPLVAGGLLGAFLCPVKRFRAMLLGLWIGYIVLGLTFSWKIYTHDRYQLMLIPISALSLVPLIKLLLDWLRHLPNPRWQRLVTWSALVVMILVSVEPLVWERANPKYQHDIAVRKEIGTVVNHSMKTISLDYYYGAILTYHAKLAGSRWYTRGDLKVLRDIGLPDMSAEERLDKMIREEAPEFFIIGWLGEYREQPDLAALLERRYAVYQETRDYIIFDMRQRLDMPPDGDTSVTCPNGT from the coding sequence ATGATGGTGGCATCAAACACGCCGGATGAGTCTGCACGATCGTCTCTTCTCCCGCGCAGACGATGGGCCCGGTTTCTCGTGATCGGCGCATTTGTTGTCGCGGCGCTTGCCGTTCGGTTCGACCGGATTTCCAGCCCGCCGATGGACTACCACGCCGAGCGAATCGAGATCGACTGTCAGCGCCAGTACCGGTCCGCCCTCATTGCCCGCGCGTTCTACTACCGGGATAACGAGTCCATCCCGAAGTGGGAACGCGAAGTTGCCGCGGCGAATCTGGTGGCCACACCGTTTCTCGAACCGCCGATTATTGAGCACCTTTCTGCGTGCGTCTATGCCATCGTCGGCGGCGAGCACCTCTGGCTCGCGCGTTCCTGGTCGATCCTTTTCTGGGTCATCGGCGGAGCGTTCCTCCATAGCCTGGTCCGTCGAGTTGCGTCTCGGGATGCGGCGTTTCTCTCAACAGTCCTGTACCTTTTTGCCCCATACGGGATTCAAGGAAGTCGAGGCCTGATTCCCGGTCCATTGCTCATCTTCTCCCTGCTGGTCAGTCTCTGGACCATCTACTCGTATTCTGAGAGGCAATCATGGGGCTGGCTGGTCGGCGCGGCAGCAGTCTCTGCTGTGGCCGTGTTCCTCAAACCGGGGGTCAATGCGTGTCCGGTTTTTGTGGCCTTCATCGCGTTGATGCTCCAGCATGAGAAGTCGGTCGCGCGATGCGTGAGATGGCGCTACGTGTTCTTCTTCGTCGTCGTTGCGATCCCAACGCTGTTCTATGTCACCCACCGGATGTTTTCGGAGACGTATATTCACTGGGTAGCCGAGAGGAATTTCCGACCTTCGTTGTACCTGTATCCCCTTTTCTGGCACGGCTGGCTTGAGAAGATCGGGTCGCGGATTGGGTTCCCGCTCGTTGCTGGGGGATTGTTGGGCGCCTTTCTGTGTCCGGTCAAGCGTTTCCGGGCGATGCTGCTCGGGCTTTGGATCGGCTACATCGTCCTTGGCCTGACCTTCTCGTGGAAGATCTACACGCACGATCGGTATCAGCTCATGCTGATCCCCATCTCTGCTCTCAGTCTTGTCCCGCTCATCAAGTTGCTCTTGGACTGGCTTCGCCACTTACCGAATCCGAGATGGCAGCGCTTGGTCACGTGGAGTGCGCTGGTCGTAATGATCTTGGTCTCTGTTGAACCGCTCGTGTGGGAACGGGCGAATCCGAAGTATCAACACGACATCGCGGTCCGCAAGGAAATCGGCACGGTCGTGAACCATAGTATGAAGACCATCAGTCTCGACTACTATTACGGTGCGATCCTCACCTACCACGCGAAGCTCGCGGGGAGCCGTTGGTATACTCGAGGCGATCTGAAGGTGCTACGGGATATCGGGCTCCCGGATATGAGCGCAGAGGAGCGCCTCGACAAGATGATCAGAGAAGAGGCCCCCGAGTTCTTCATCATCGGATGGCTCGGGGAGTACCGTGAACAGCCTGATCTGGCCGCCTTGTTGGAGAGGCGCTACGCGGTCTATCAAGAAACAAGGGACTACATCATCTTTGACATGCGACAGCGCCTCGACATGCCGCCTGACGGTGATACGTCCGTGACGTGTCCAAATGGGACTTGA
- a CDS encoding homoserine dehydrogenase, translating to MAQVGVGIIGFGTVGSGTAKNLIEKSKLYRERYGIELGLRAVCDIDLDRPRAFRVDRKLMTTSSASVISDPRIRIVVETVGGTTVAKDIVLEAIAAGKHIVTANKALLATHGREILEAARRAAVLVRFEAAVGGGMPVVEVLTESLRANRIDSITGILNGTSNFVLTRMASEGMDLEHAVKVAQKEGYAELDPSLDLNGTDAAHKISLLSTFAFGQWCDFTKIPIEGITRITPADIAAAERMGHHVKLIAMAHACEEGTRGADVAYDVRVGPMLVPKAYHLGQVDGAFNGIELHGDFVGEVRLFGKGAGMIPTASAVAADVIEIARTITIGAEIVNPGWPDLKKALPLADTSTVERRYSLRVPGVKRGRKKLLVDTLRTCYADAEEVFRLSAEGDFTVAITGEVREVNARRAVQKLREAVDRPEDVYAIPLLSRIL from the coding sequence GTGGCGCAGGTCGGCGTCGGTATTATCGGATTCGGCACGGTCGGTTCGGGCACGGCCAAGAACCTGATCGAGAAGTCGAAGCTCTACCGCGAGCGCTACGGCATCGAGCTTGGCCTGCGCGCGGTGTGCGACATCGACCTCGATCGCCCGCGCGCGTTCCGGGTCGACCGCAAGTTGATGACGACGAGCTCGGCAAGCGTGATCTCGGATCCGCGTATCCGAATCGTCGTCGAGACGGTCGGCGGCACGACGGTGGCCAAGGACATCGTGCTCGAAGCGATCGCCGCGGGCAAGCACATCGTGACGGCGAACAAGGCGCTGCTCGCCACGCATGGCCGCGAGATTCTCGAAGCCGCCCGAAGGGCGGCCGTGCTCGTGCGGTTCGAGGCGGCCGTCGGCGGCGGAATGCCCGTGGTGGAGGTGCTCACCGAGTCATTACGGGCAAACCGGATCGACTCGATCACAGGCATCCTCAACGGGACGTCGAACTTCGTGCTCACTCGCATGGCGAGCGAGGGGATGGACCTCGAGCATGCGGTCAAGGTGGCGCAGAAGGAAGGCTACGCCGAGCTCGATCCGTCGCTCGATTTGAACGGGACGGACGCAGCGCACAAGATCTCCTTGCTCTCGACGTTCGCGTTCGGTCAGTGGTGTGACTTCACAAAGATCCCCATCGAGGGCATTACGCGGATCACGCCGGCCGACATCGCGGCCGCCGAGCGCATGGGCCATCACGTCAAGCTCATCGCCATGGCGCACGCGTGTGAGGAAGGCACTCGCGGGGCGGACGTCGCGTACGACGTGCGCGTCGGTCCAATGCTCGTGCCGAAGGCCTACCATCTTGGACAGGTCGATGGGGCATTCAATGGCATCGAACTCCATGGCGACTTCGTCGGCGAGGTGCGGCTGTTCGGCAAGGGCGCAGGTATGATCCCGACGGCAAGCGCGGTGGCGGCCGACGTGATCGAGATCGCCAGGACCATCACGATAGGCGCCGAGATCGTCAACCCGGGGTGGCCAGACCTCAAGAAAGCATTGCCGCTCGCCGACACGTCCACCGTCGAGCGGCGCTACAGCCTGCGCGTGCCCGGCGTCAAGCGCGGGCGCAAGAAGCTGCTCGTGGATACGTTGCGGACCTGCTACGCCGATGCCGAGGAGGTCTTCCGCCTCAGCGCCGAGGGCGACTTCACGGTGGCAATTACGGGTGAGGTGCGCGAGGTTAACGCGCGCCGCGCCGTCCAGAAGCTCCGCGAGGCCGTCGACCGGCCTGAGGATGTCTACGCCATCCCCCTGCTCAGTCGGATCCTCTAG
- the aspS gene encoding aspartate--tRNA(Asn) ligase — protein sequence MERTLTNQAKEHIGHTILLKGWVHRIRALGAVNFLILRDRKGLIQCVCDKKTIDLVGVGHESVVEVEGEVKADERAFGGVEIVVRKLSVIVAVKETPPIEVNQKLEISKLGLETMLNYRPISLRHLDVRDIWRVEAEFIWAFREYLKSEGFMEVKTSRIVGGATEGGANVFEIKYFGRKAYLAQSPQFYKQIMVGSGFERVFEVGMVYRAEPHATARHLNEYMSLDYEMGFIRDEQDVIDMEIACLKHMFRHVEATCADVLEKFGVKVPTFETIPRIKLKEAFQILIDEFDYKQEDVHDLDPESERLLCQHFGKTHGAPLVYVSNYPIEKRPMYTMPDFDDPGTTRSFDLLYNGLEITTGSQRIHEYQMLVDNMRKFGLNPDDFSDYLMTFKYGMPPHGGLAIGAERITARLLELPNIREASLFPRDLNRTTP from the coding sequence GTGGAGCGCACGCTGACAAATCAGGCCAAGGAGCATATCGGCCACACGATCCTGCTCAAGGGGTGGGTGCATCGCATCCGCGCGCTCGGCGCGGTCAACTTCCTCATTCTGCGAGACCGCAAGGGCCTTATCCAATGCGTGTGCGACAAGAAGACCATCGACCTGGTCGGCGTCGGCCACGAATCCGTCGTTGAGGTCGAGGGCGAGGTCAAGGCCGACGAGCGCGCCTTCGGCGGCGTCGAGATCGTGGTCAGGAAGCTCAGCGTCATCGTCGCCGTCAAGGAGACGCCGCCCATCGAGGTCAACCAGAAGCTCGAGATCAGCAAGCTGGGCCTCGAGACCATGCTCAACTACCGGCCGATCAGCCTGCGCCACCTCGACGTTCGCGACATCTGGCGTGTCGAGGCGGAGTTCATCTGGGCCTTCCGCGAATATCTCAAGAGCGAGGGCTTCATGGAGGTCAAAACCTCGAGGATCGTCGGCGGCGCCACCGAGGGCGGTGCCAACGTCTTCGAGATCAAGTACTTCGGGCGCAAGGCGTACCTGGCTCAGTCACCGCAGTTCTACAAGCAGATCATGGTCGGCAGCGGCTTCGAACGCGTATTCGAGGTCGGCATGGTCTACCGCGCAGAGCCGCATGCGACAGCGCGCCACCTTAACGAGTACATGTCGCTCGACTACGAGATGGGCTTTATTCGCGACGAGCAAGACGTGATCGACATGGAGATCGCCTGCCTCAAGCACATGTTCAGGCACGTCGAGGCCACCTGCGCCGATGTGCTCGAGAAGTTCGGCGTCAAGGTGCCCACCTTTGAGACCATCCCGCGCATCAAGCTCAAGGAAGCGTTCCAGATCCTCATTGATGAGTTCGACTACAAGCAGGAAGACGTCCACGACCTCGACCCCGAGAGCGAGCGCCTGCTCTGCCAGCACTTCGGCAAGACTCACGGCGCACCGCTCGTCTACGTGTCGAACTACCCGATCGAGAAGCGGCCCATGTACACCATGCCCGACTTCGACGACCCCGGCACAACGCGTTCGTTCGACCTGCTTTACAATGGGCTCGAGATCACCACGGGCAGCCAGCGTATCCACGAGTATCAGATGCTCGTCGACAACATGCGCAAGTTCGGTCTCAACCCGGACGATTTTTCCGACTATCTGATGACCTTTAAGTACGGCATGCCGCCGCACGGCGGGCTCGCCATCGGCGCCGAGCGCATCACCGCGCGCCTGCTCGAACTGCCTAACATCCGTGAGGCGTCGCTCTTCCCGCGCGACCTCAACCGCACGACGCCCTAG
- a CDS encoding flavin reductase family protein, whose protein sequence is MIYKAEDLSPKRAYEILETVVVPRPIAFITTVSPEGIVRATPHSFFTVVNEDPPMVAFSAGTRELGKICTVLNIETSNEFVVNVVTEELLNDVVAASGHHTSEVSELEMTRLKTVKSSAVHPPRIAASPVSLECRLWRQIPLSKLTQKGGNVLTIGKVVVIHVDDALLTRGKPDVTKFSPIGRLAGDWFVPITERLKRKHPRGVFRSHHG, encoded by the coding sequence ATGATCTACAAGGCAGAAGACCTCTCACCGAAACGGGCGTACGAGATTCTCGAGACGGTTGTCGTGCCGCGGCCGATCGCGTTCATCACGACGGTGAGCCCTGAGGGCATTGTCCGGGCAACGCCGCACAGCTTCTTCACGGTCGTCAACGAAGACCCGCCGATGGTGGCGTTCAGCGCCGGCACGCGCGAGCTCGGCAAGATCTGCACGGTGCTCAACATCGAGACGTCGAACGAGTTCGTCGTCAACGTGGTGACCGAGGAATTGCTCAACGATGTGGTGGCGGCGAGCGGACACCACACGAGTGAAGTGAGCGAGCTCGAAATGACCAGGCTCAAGACGGTGAAATCGTCGGCCGTGCATCCGCCGCGGATCGCCGCGTCGCCCGTGAGCCTCGAGTGCCGCCTGTGGCGCCAGATTCCGCTGAGCAAACTGACCCAGAAGGGCGGCAACGTGCTCACGATCGGCAAGGTGGTCGTCATTCACGTCGACGATGCCCTCCTCACGCGCGGCAAGCCGGACGTGACGAAGTTCAGCCCGATTGGCCGGCTCGCCGGCGACTGGTTCGTGCCGATCACCGAGCGCCTCAAACGTAAGCATCCACGCGGTGTCTTCAGATCACACCATGGTTGA